From one Malus sylvestris chromosome 1, drMalSylv7.2, whole genome shotgun sequence genomic stretch:
- the LOC126603945 gene encoding ras-related protein RABA3-like: MNQEMNGVDAEATAAESAERERVRREMSVMNGHEKIDYVFKVVVIGDSAVGKTQILSRFTKNEFCFDSKSTIGVEFQTRTLTIQGKLIKAQIWDTAGQERYRAVTSAYYRGALGAMLVYDITKRQTFDHVARWVEELRAHSDSSIVIMLIGNKADLGDQRAVPTEDAVEFAEEQGLFFSETSAFSGDNVDSAFFRVLEEIYGVVSKKALECGNEIKSNGVDLKGEKIDVISGSELEISEMKKLSACSC, translated from the exons ATGAACCAAGAAATGAATGGGGTGGATGCGGAGGCGACGGCGGCGGAGAGtgcggagagagagagggtgaggaGGGAGATGAGTGTTATGAATGGACATGAAAAGATAGATTATGTGTTCAAGGTGGTGGTGATTGGAGACTCGGCAGTTGGGAAGACTCAGATTCTGTCGAGGTTTACAAAGAACGAGTTCTGCTTTGACTCCAAGTCCACAATTGGGGTTGAGTTCCAGACCAGGACTCTCACCATTCAAGGAAAACTCATCAAGGCTCAGATCTGGGATACTGCTGGCCAAGAAAG gtATAGGGCGGTTACAAGTGCATACTACAGAGGTGCGTTAGGGGCAATGCTGGTGTACGATATCACCAAGAGGCAGACCTTCGATCATGTAGCTAGATGGGTTGAGGAGCTGCGGGCCCATTCTGACAGTTCGATCGTGATCATGCTGATCGGGAACAAGGCCGATCTGGGGGACCAGAGGGCTGTGCCGACAGAAGATGCAGTTGAATTTGCTGAGGAGCAGGGGCTGTTCTTCTCAGAGACATCAGCCTTCAGTGGTGACAATGTGGACTCTGCATTCTTTAGGGTTCTTGAGGAAATATATGGTGTGGTGTCTAAGAAGGCATTGGAATGTGGCAATGAGATAAAATCCAATGGGGTTGATCTTAAAGGGGAAAAAATTGATGTTATTTCTGGTTCGGAATTGGAAATTAGTGAGATGAAGAAATTGTCTGCTTGCTCTTGTTAA